DNA from Kwoniella dejecticola CBS 10117 chromosome 1, complete sequence:
TTCACTGCGACTCAACACTTGGACTGACTCGAGATTGACTAGTGGAAGATTACGTATTCATACCAGACATAGACACCGTGGGAATTGCCTCTTTCCGAACATGATACCGCGAGATCCACGTTGTGCTGGAGAGGTCCGACCGGATCGCCTGTACGCCTGGTCTCACGGTGTATCGGTGATGCGTTGTCCTTTATCACAGGGGCGCACGAACCCACTTTGATGCATCAATAATCAATCTCTTATCTCTTGATGGATTCCTGTGTGTCAGATGAAACGCGATCGGAAGGAGCGGCAATGACGCTCAAAGATGCCGCACTCGTTATCGCTCTGTCATTTATCATTGCCTCCCGTTTGGAGGTTCATTTCAAGATTCTTCTTCATAACGGTACGATCCTTTTACAAAGACCAAACACGAATAAGGTTCTTCACTAACAGAATCTGCCATTCCTCCTTACAGTAAAGCACCGCAGCTCTTAGCTCAAAGTGAGCTAGCAGTAATCGGAGAAGCCACACCGGCTTCTTTATCCACTTTTTATCAATTCCTCGAACGAGCTCGAGTAAAAGAGTAAAAACAACAACCATCCCTTTAGACCGGAACGCctcttgcttcttcctgTGTCTCATTTAGCTTTTTAGGATTGTTCATACGAATAACCCGTTGTTGATCTCCCGCATCAACGTGGTCTTTTTACCAATCTTCAAGCGTCTCGGCTTTTCCTAGATCGAAAATGAGAAACATCcgaaagatgaaagatgaacCCTGAGGTACAGGATAGAGGTATCACGAAAATGACCGCGCGAGCTACAAGAGCTGGAAATTACCTACAACAGCCTTTTTTCCGCCGCACCGCACCCCACCGCACCGTACTGTAACGCACGTACAGGCTGCATGAGAAAATAATGTTTTTCCTTGGCTTTTACCCTTTCATCCTATTACCCCTTCTTTGACGTTAAGAGATAGGTAACAGCGACCCGAGTACCGTGTCATATCATTTCGTCTCCCAGCAtatcgtttctcctcttttttctcttcttcttcttcttcttcatcatcctccttcccaaACACAAATATCATTGACCGTCTTCCTCTCCAGAGATAACCCATCGGTAAAGGCAGTATCGTTATTGATCGAAGATTTAGACTTTTGCACTACTTCTATAAACCAACTACTCCGAGCGAAAGGAAATAGAGCGGTCACACTTCCACGGGAAAAGCCAACTTCATCGTCACAAAGCATTTGTTCAAGTCCGAGTTCCGAGGACTGTCTGAAACAGAACTGTAACTGTGGAAAAGGAGTTAGAACGGACGCCATCGTCATTATCGTTACGctgtcttcctcatccattGGGTACCTTCCGCCAAAGAGAAACAACAATACGAGTAATACAACAAAGGAATCTTTCCTTCCATCAAATTTACTCATTCCCCTGTCGATCACAAGAGAGAATCAAacacttcttccttgccgCTTCGCTAACCTTCCTGGGAAATCGGAATTCCTCGTCAAAGATTTAGATTTTTATCAACAACTGCAAAAGCTGACCCCGACGTACCACATCAGACGgacaatcttcttcatcggagtGAATCAGAAGCAGTGACCGAAGAATAGTTCGATTCCCATACCAACAGATTTAGTGCATTCCATTCCGTGTCGGTTCCTCTTCTAGAAGCTTGACAGGAAAAACAAATCAGCTGGTCAAGTGATTTTCGTCAGAGTCCAACTTGTTTTCGTTGTTTGTTTTTGCGAGTACAACATATATATTCCACAACTTCAACAAGAACAACCAGCTTGGAATAATTCAACAATCAACAAACTCTTCACCTAATAACCCTATACTTCGCCAACTACTTCACGTCCACACGACAGAACCAACATACAAAACATCTGCAAAATGATCAGATTACCTCCATCAATCCAACGCCTGATCCTCTTACTCGTCCTCGCAGCACCCTTAATCTCTACACTCGCCGAGGCtgcagcggcagcagcagcgggGGACAAGACGACCGATAAATTACAAGCGCGTCGACCACAGCCGTCGCGTCGTATGGGTGCGCAAAAGCGAAATAAGAAAGTGGAAcctctgaagaagaaggattatTCGAGCTTCTTGTGTCCTGGCGGATCGATAGCCTGTCCGATCTCCGATGAAGTCACGAGCGACAGTATAAGTAGACTGGAGAATAGCTTGAACAGTCTGGCAGATTGGTTCAAGGTGGGATTCGAGTGTGTCGAGCTGGATACAGAGTTGAATTCGTGTGGCGGTTGTTTAGCGCTTGGATCGGGGTGAGTTGATGTCACTACACTCTACGCGTGTATCACGATCATATGTATCGTGAGAGATGTGTCGTGGAGATAATCATGATGTGGGACTGCGCTGATCATGATTCTGTTCATAACGTTGTTAACGCCAACAGACAAGATTGTTCTCTGATAGCCAACGCCCGAGCAACGGGGTGCGAAGCCGGTACATGCCAAGTTTACTCGTGTTTTGACGGATACGTGGTTTCGCCAGACCGACAAACATGCGTCAAGAAAGGGACGACTACGCCTGCGACCCCCATAACTGCTGTGGGATTAGAAGATGCCGATCAAGTTGTGTTACTACGATAGTAGATGCGTCACTCCTTGGTATCTCTTCCAggtcttctcctcgatcgTCATGGCAATGATCAACAAGGTCAAACCATTATCAATTATCAACAACATATGATCCTGTTTCAATCCACCCCACAGGCCGCTATTCGATAAATGCGTCTATCTTGTATCATAGCAGACAAGTCAATCAAATATCCAAttgatcgatttcttcttcgttttcttcttcggatgGACAATCACCCACAGTCTTATATACAGTCGGAACGGACATTTATAATCATATCTTACTTTCAGTCTATATTACCATATCTCCCGTGCAGCGAACACGAGAACCTTCAATGGGAcatttctttttctttttctaCTATTCGGTAAACTGTATCATTGTATCATCACATATATATAGAATCATAGAGGGTCCGATCATCACTACATAGAAGATAAATAGGAGTTGCGATATTACAATGCAGATAGATCGCTTATCGAgtctcccccttctccttccctcctccatGGTACAAAGCGGGtacttcctccttctggACGATATCACTTCAAATGGTTGAAAGTGTGAGCGATTTGAGCGGGGCCTGCAGTCCTTCTGTATGTACAAATAGGATTGCAGACGTTGTGATTATTGCAGGCAGCTGCAGAaagacagagacagaggcATTGTGACCTTGGCTTTTGAGACCCGTGCTATCCCGTCTTCCCGTCGGAAGTACGGCGTCGCGCTCGAAAATGCTTCGGACCGACATCTCGAAGATCAGAGTCTGACATTTGACATGGCATTCGACTTCCCTTTGTTTCAATCGTTGACCTCACGGAACAAACCTCGCGACTACATCTGCGCATCGACGACTCGACGGAGGCTAAGTACACGATGACCTCGACGACAGGCGCTGAACCGAGACCGAAGATAGAATATTGTATATTCGATATGGACGGTCTACTGAGTatgtcctgtcctgtcctgtccttgcatctcaacatcaacatcaaggaCAAATTCCAAGCCTGTCGCATATCACCATCATTGCATCATAACCCGAACTTTTACTGAGACCTTAGCATGCTGACTCCTGAGGTCATGATTCGATAGTGTGAGCTCTCGTCTACTTCTAATACGTTGCTTGGTTCGatatcaaggtcaagctAGGTAGCTGACGGGCGCATCATCACGAtcacctcttctcttctcttctggatCGGCTTTGGCATCACTTGATCTAACAGCGATTCAGAGGTAAGTTCCCGCTCTGCACTTTCCACATTCTCACCGGGAATCGGAGTCATCTGAAAGCTTATATCAACCCATTTATCTGGCTGATCAGAGGATATATACGCAAGTGACAAGTGAGTAATTGACGCTGTCCTACCATATGGTTTTCATGTGTTAATAAATCAAGAACACAAGAAATgtttcagctgatcaaggctTCTCGAGTTCGCAGATAGTACCCTCGAGCGATATGGGTACAAGATGACCTgggagatcaaagctggagtCATGGGCAAGAGTGAGTCGTTTTgtcgcttcctcctttttcCCCACAGCCGGTCTTACAAGGATTATAATCACACACGTTCAGTATGGTGATTTGTGATGATCGAATTGCGGCTGCAGAGTGTCGTGTCCTGTCAAGCAACGAccatgatgctgatgctgctgatTCCGATATTCAGCCTCCAGGATGGCAGCGGAATACATCTTGTCGCATTTTCCCAAAGTGCAAGAAGATATGACGGTCGACGAGTACATGCAGGAAGGCGACcagaagagggaagagctGTTTAGGAAGGTGGAACCTATGCGAGGGGCTGCTGCTTTGGTCAAAGGTCTAGTGGGTCTCCCACTGgtctcatctcgtctcgtctcgtctcatctcgtctcgtctcgtctcgtctcgtctcgtctcatcaagtcacagtcacagtcgaAGTCAGAGCCAAAGTCAGAAAGGAACGAACCTCAAACATCGTCAATTGATTTGACTTATGCTCGATGCATTGATTCGATCGCAGAACTTCGGGGGGAACAGGCTGATCCCCCTTGCTTCCGCCGCAGTACGATGCTGGAATACCAATTGCGCTTGCTACTGGATCGACGTACGAGAATTTCCAATACAAGACAGTGCGTGCAGATCTAAACATTCCGTTATGTCCTTATAAGGGACATGCAAAGCCTGATCGGGACAGCACTGATCGAaaacttgacttgacttgagccaactgacttgatttgacttgtGACTTGTGACAGACCCACCTTCCACACATATTCTCGTTATTCCCTCCATCGTGCATCTTGACGGGCGACTCGCCAGAAGTCAAGCCGGGTCGAGGTAAACCGCAGCCTGATGTCTTCCTAGCTGCGGCTCACAGTCTAGGTGGGtatctgtctgtctgttcATATTTTTTCTCGTTTCActtggctttgccttttgGATCTTCGAAGCATCTTGACCTGACATCCTTGATCTTTATCACACTCGTCCGCGTCCACATCAGGCCGTGACGTCGGAACTGCATTCGAATGTTCCGAAGCGCAACGTGTCGAACGATCAAAAGGCATCGTCTTTGAAGATGCTCGGCCGGGAGTGATGGCCGGTGTAGCAGCGGGTATGAATGGTGAGTAGTATCTCTCCTCCCGCAGCTTTGCTTCTCTCCGTGCTCGTGATTCGCGGatatcatctccatccttgCACACATATGGAGATTGTACTCCTCACGAAGCTGACCGAACCGAATCTGGACCAACAGTCATCTGGGTCCCGGATCCCGAATTGTTAGCGTTGGACCCGTCAGCGAATTTCGGTGCTAAGCAAGTATTGGCTCATCTGGAAGAGTGGAATCCTAAAGAATGGGGATTACCTCCTTTAGAGGGGTTCAACGTGAGTCAGATATCACCTCGGCTCCGGACACTTTGAGCGTGACTCGTATTGATGGTGCCGATGATATGGCTGTCTAGCATTGTCCTCCTGGAACAGACTTGTAATACTGTAAAACCGACTAGTGCGTGCAGTAGATATCTAGAATGCCTTGACGGATATCATCGCGAGGGTATGTATCTGGAAGCATCTTGCATGTGGCAAATTATATAAGAAATATATGTGCTACCTTACATCTCCGCTGTGCTTTGAGCTGAACAACGCAGACTCATATCCAAATCAGAGATCGGACAAGGAATACCTGAGCCAGGACGAAGCTAATGCTAATTCCTATCCAACCACTTCCTAGCCAATCTCAATCCAGTAAAGCCCACCGCTCCAAATCCCAATATCCCAGAGATGTACCCTGTCCAAgccatgatctccttctgcgcCTGCTCCTTCCTCAGAGCTTCGGAGTACGGGACATCCGGCCTGAAAGTGACCATCTCGTACAGACTCGTCCAGCCTTTCACGCGTTTAGTCGGGAAAGGATCTGTCAGCGATAAGTGTAATTTAGACGGACGGGAGGGGAGGATTCGCGTTAAGGCTGAATCGACGAATCGCCGAATGTGATGTAATGGCGAAAGGACGTGTGATCGCATCTCGGTACTGTAATAAGCATATCAATGTCAGCGCAGTCGCCACGAGCGCTCCAGATTCCGGCGCAATGGGTTTTGAGTTAAGACGAATCGCAggaaaaggcagagaagaTTCGATTACTTACTAATTCTGCAAAGCCAATTCACAGATGGctttcaaatcagcttgacgttCGACCGAGTAAGACTTCAAAGCTAGTTCCAAGTCAATATCGGTTTCTCCCAGTTTCGCGTTGGTAGTGGAGGAGATCTGATGCTTCTCGAGAACGGAGTTGAGGACTCTGACATCCTCTAAACCACAATTCAGACCTTGTCCAAAGAAGCTATACATATTCCAAGGTCAGCTCGACGTGATCAAGTCATGAAGAGTCGATGGCGTAGAAACTTACGGTACCATACTGTGGGACGCATCACCCAGTAAGAGTGCATGGGAAGACCAAGCTGACGGCGTGCACTACCACAAGTGATAAGCCGGCTTTCGTAACAAATTtgaaaagctgacttacatTGATTGTGACTAAATTACCTCTAGGATTGTTTTCGAAATCATCCAACagcctcttctcgcctacAATCTGTACCGCCGAGGGGAAGTGCTCAATGAAGAATCGGCTGGCGGCTTCCCGCGTTGTGAGAGTCGATAGTGAGGAGAAGGGTAAGAAGAgagtcaaggtgaatgaCCCGTCCTGAGGTAACAAAATGGTTTATTAGCTGGCCCGACTTGAGCACAACCAGTCTCGTGGTGTTGACGTACCTTGTTGGGAAGACCAATGAGCATGAAAGAATGCCTTGGCCAGATATGCAAGTGATTCTTGTCGATAGCGTATCCGCCGGGTCTGGAAGGGTCAGCAGGCATGTGCAATTCGATGTACGCATGGGGTATGAACGATTGCGAGAAATCCATTCTGCGGAGAAATTCAATTATGAATCAGTTTCACCGTCATGCCATACCAACAGACCTTGAGAGTAGCTcacctctccatcctcatcattgATGTTCGGACTTTGGACCAACTACCGTCACATCCAATGATCAAATCGAAGGGAGTCCCATGCTCGTCCTCTGtcatgctcatcctcttcttgcccttgtcTTGCTTCCCTTCGGATTTGCCTTGCTCGCCTCCGCCAATAtgtccatcatcatgttctTCACCCGGTACGGCATCTTTCTGTTCGGGCGAAGACCCGTACGCTATCTTTGTATCCAAATCTACCCGGGATAACTTTGTTTGGAAGCGTATTTTGATAGATGGGGGGAGTGATTCGACTAAGCGTTGGTTTAGTAATGGTCGTCCGATGGAATTTATGCACTAAACGTCGTTGTAAGATAAGCTTACGATCCCATTGTATTGTGTATGCTGCAGATTTGAGAATGGAAAAAGGAATGAAACTCACCTGTCCATTTATCGGATCGTAAATCTGTGATTCCTGTTTACCGTCTACATGATGTATCATCCGGCCTTTCATCGGTATAGCTTCGTTCTGGAACTGCTCAGCTGACATAGACATGATATTAGCCATTCGCTCCGGGGTGATTTCAAACCGGATATTGCCTGTCTGAGGACAGCTCTGGCTTACCTAAGGAAGGATCAACGCTGCGTAACGCTTCCAAGCCTCGCGCAGAGATGGCCAAGTTGATGGATCGTAGATTGCTAGGAGCGGCATTCTTCCCCCTTGGATCTGTTTGAGATCGACATCAGTTCTTGTCCCACGCTGCTATTGATTGATGATAGTACAACGGTACGAGGGCGTACCATATCGTGATTCCCAAAGCTCTacttcccatcctctccGATGCAGGCTGAGCGCCGTCAGAGCTCCTACAGGCCCAGCACCGATAATCAGGACTTTCCGAGGTCGATCTGCTGACATGTTCAATTCACAGTGATCCTTCCTATGTTGTTGGAGAGTACGAGGTACGGTCTAGTGACGGACGATCTTGATCCTGATCACCCGGATTCAACTTTATTTTGAGGGCGACGACGATCATTTATCTCCTCAGCATCGGACTCGGACGGAGGtcgacctccactctgaAATGGTCCCTTTGCAAATTATACCTTACCCTCACTTTGTATGGCTGCGAATTTCGCGCGTTGACCCAATCTGTCATGCAACATCAAAATTTCAGTCAACTCTCTATttcattccttctttctttcctcaTAGCCCAAGCACAAGAATCGTAATCGCAGCTCACGTACGGGTAGACTCGCTCTATCACATTCGCGCTGTGGGTGAAAGTCCCCGGAGCCTCTGTCCACATCTCAGATATTCCCTTTCcatcccttctcttctctcgGTCGAATGTCGTAGAATGTCGGTCTGTGGTCGGTATTTACTAGTCTGAATCTCACTTTGAGGGATAGTCGGTTTGGCGGGGGACGAAGGATACGAAAGGACTTGTACGTAAAACTACTTGATAATCCTTCATCTCTCCCCTCGACTCATTCTGGAGATACGGTACGAACGATATTTGGCTGGATCTTTCAACTGTGATACTTCGCCGAGAGGGAATCGGGATGACTAGATCATCGATTCCGATCGAACGATACGCTATGACTTATCATCGGCTTCACGAGTCAGAGTAAGGTTCATCCTGAAATGCTTGAGGACGATGACGTATTGGAATTTAGTGGGGATTATCGAAAGCTTCGAGATGGGTATCTCTTATACAGGCGAAGATACGAGCCGTTTAGGTAAAGATACCCATCTTGAAAAGTAGGATGAAAGATAACTcatggaaagatgaaatACGCGCTCATAGGTAATAGTAATGCGATTGTCTATCATACTGACCTCTCAACAGAGAGGGAGGGATAAGATAACTCGATGGGGCTTACTCTGTGTTTCTTGGGTTATATCCAAATCGATCCCGTTTTTCTATCTTCTTACAatcatatcaacatcaataatCACCCACACATCTGATTTTGTTGTTCATGATACGATCTCCGAGACTGCCGACATCCTGGCCTATTTGTGGAGGCGGGTGACTCGAACATCGAAGgagattcttcttccctttttTCTTCCCATTGAATACCCCATGATGCTATTGAATTTCTTCATCGCTAGCTTGGATCACCTGACCGCCTGACATCGGTCATCAAGGGTATCCAGCGCCAGGAGCGAGATCATAGACTACTTGCTGAGGGTTATTTTCATATCTACTTGAATCTTCACTACTGTTGTCTTGATCGTTGAGCGTGCCGACTCTTTATCACCGTTGCTCTATATCATACTGCATGCATTCTATTTATTTACAATACACGTCCAATGATCTATCAGGGTGGAGGAATACTCGTGCGCATGCGATTACTGGGATTGTCTAATTCCAAAGCTAGAAATAGTTGTTAACGAGTCGTTGCCCGGGTACATGTCCAGGTGGGCCAATCGAGCAATTCAAGTCTCGGATAGTGCCCTGTGCCAATGTAGCAACCGATGTATCAGTACACAGTATGCCTTTCTGCTTATGTCTACACCACAGTTGGATGACTCTTGGGGATATACCGTCTGAGACATTATTCAGGAATTCATTCGACTCACGTCCTCGAGATGGTATACCCAACCGTGAACCCTCACACCATCTGTACCTCGCCTCTTCCAGTCCTGCGAGTAACACCCATTTCATCACATCAGCCGCCGATACAACGACGCTTCGAACAGCATACCCTTTTGCCAAATGTTCGAAGACAAGGGAGGAgccagggaagaagaggtacaGTTTGAGGACAACTCACATTCTTGATCACATCACACTCCGCAAGATTCTTCACCTGCTGCAGCACATTCTCCTCTACCAACAAATCCAGACTGGGCGGTCGTTTATCGACGAACAGAGTCCTGGAGAGAGTAGCCAAAGGCTCGATGTATTTCTGTAATGGCGTGGCTGCTTTTGTTGTTGGTAGTAATGAGACGTTGAGAGCTGTTTGACATCCTACGCAATTTGTGTGGCCCTGTCGACAAGTTGCCTTAGCTCGAACCTCTATCTCGGTATGAGTGTGGAACGAATGGAGGCAGTTCTTTCGCTTGCAGTTTTCCAAGATGAACCATATCCAAGTGCGAGTGCGAATTTAAATCCGACTTGACTTACAGTAACTACGATATGTTTGACCTTGAAATTCTGCAAGGCAATCATCATGACTGCGTTCAAGGAGTCGTCCTGGGGCGaatacaagctgaagcagatGACTACATCAGCGTCAAAGCTGTACAAGGTATCGTGAAACATGCAAAACATGCAGAGAAGCACGACTCACTTGGCGATGTTTCGATGGACGAAAATGTCTCCAGGTTGACAGCCCATGATCGTAGTTTCCGGCACACGAGCATCCGAACCTGATACCAGCATTATGATCAGGATCGGTTTTCTACGTCTTGACTGTTTGTCGACATCGTTGAGAGGGAGGTTGTTTGAGATTTAAGAAACTTACAGCCGATCCAGAGGATCTCAGGTCTTTGACCTGGATAATGCCTGGGGAAGAACTGACCAGAAGCGAAATTCCTCGTCAGCGTTTTGACTCTGTAGGCATTGAGTAGGAGCCCAGAGAAGAATACCACCTGGCTGAAGGTTGAAGGATGTTGCAGTGTTGTAGCCACAGACTCACTCCTGGATCCCTCTTGCGAACCTCTGCTGCCCActtatcgttcttctcgaacAGTTCAAGCTACACCCATTCGTACATCATTCGTCAGCTTTAAATCAAGCTTGTATTTTGCCAACTGCTTCGCCTTATTCGAGGGTCCCAGAGGTTGTGATCCGTATAAACTTCGAGGCAGCTTACCATTTCAGGATATGATAAACTCGATTGCCCAGACATGTTGCCGATCTACTTGTAGGAAGGGATAACGTCCATGTAGATAGGGACGAGTGGGGCCGGTGGAAAGTACTGGTGCGCCAAACGATAGTCGATATGATGATCGGATTTGGCTATCTGTTGAAAAGATTTAG
Protein-coding regions in this window:
- a CDS encoding kynurenine 3-monooxygenase, with product MSADRPRKVLIIGAGPVGALTALSLHRRGWEVELWESRYDPRGKNAAPSNLRSINLAISARGLEALRSVDPSLAEQFQNEAIPMKGRMIHHVDGKQESQIYDPINGQCINSIGRPLLNQRLVESLPPSIKIRFQTKLSRVDLDTKIAYGSSPEQKDADEHGTPFDLIIGCDGSWSKVRTSMMRMERMDFSQSFIPHAYIELHMPADPSRPGGYAIDKNHLHIWPRHSFMLIGLPNKDGSFTLTLFLPFSSLSTLTTREAASRFFIEHFPSAVQIVGEKRLLDDFENNPRGNLVTINCTPSAWSSHALLLGDASHSMVPFFGQGLNCGLEDVRVLNSVLEKHQISSTTNAKLGETDIDLELALKSYSVERQADLKAICELALQNYTEMRSHVLSPLHHIRRFVDSALTRILPSRPSKLHLSLTDPFPTKRVKGWTSLYEMVTFRPDVPYSEALRKEQAQKEIMAWTGYISGILGFGAVGFTGLRLARKWLDRN